The segment TTTCCTATCCATACAAAACCCAAACAGTTGAGGAACAAAACTTTGTATAACATGCAATGAATTATAATAATAACGCACACACAAACCTGAGCCATGGGAAACTGTTGTGAAGTGTAAGTCCATACATAACTGTTTTTATCATGTGACTTGTTATCCAAGTGACCAAACCGGAAACGAACATTATGTGAAGAGTATATCGGTCTACCGGGATCAAAAAAATCTAAGAGAAAACAAAGGAAGCATTAACTGACAAAGAAAATATCAATTAAAAACGAGGAGGATGGCATGGTACGGTCGTCACCTTGGAAAGGCTGGATGCTGAGTTCAGTAATGACACACAAGTCACCCTTGAGCTTGTAAAGAAGCGTTTCTGGCACGGAAGTCTTGTGATGTCCTGAACTAGACCAGTACGAAGGTGTGCCACCAATTCTCTCTCTTTCGTCGAGCGTGTTCAAGATGCTCTCTTCTGGGAGCCTATCGGTACTAGACGCCGTGATGGCATCGTCAACACAGCTTTTGATAGGAGAAGACGTGCATCCTTTAGCCAATAAGGCATAAACCCTGTGCTCTCTTTCTAAGGCATAAACACTGCTGATTGACCCTGAGGACTCTTCATTGCTTGTTTCTAGTGTACGATCAACACGAGCTAGCTGGTGGAACAACTTCAAGCACAGGCTCTTGGAGAGACTCTGCTTAATCactgcaaaagaaaaaagatgtaaaatttataatacaccATTGTCAAAACTCAAAAGGAAACAGTAAAACATGTTTATTACCGAAGCCTCGCCAAGAGCGAGAGACAGCACTGGCACGGACAAGATCTGATGGGTCATCTAGACACGAAAGAATGGCTAAAGACGTGTCTGTATCTAGATTGTTTATGAAATCCATCCTGGTTCTCGATCAAACCTccctacaaata is part of the Brassica rapa cultivar Chiifu-401-42 chromosome A09, CAAS_Brap_v3.01, whole genome shotgun sequence genome and harbors:
- the LOC103836897 gene encoding F-box protein At4g00755; amino-acid sequence: MDFINNLDTDTSLAILSCLDDPSDLVRASAVSRSWRGFVIKQSLSKSLCLKLFHQLARVDRTLETSNEESSGSISSVYALEREHRVYALLAKGCTSSPIKSCVDDAITASSTDRLPEESILNTLDERERIGGTPSYWSSSGHHKTSVPETLLYKLKGDLCVITELSIQPFQDFFDPGRPIYSSHNVRFRFGHLDNKSHDKNSYVWTYTSQQFPMAQENRLQNFKLPEPVICIGGFVLIEFLGRVQRCDIDDLYYICVTHVKAMGRSLAKSFRVVDPDESGKFGLKVLSYSDPQEMNEKEEEEAGPSVFRPMRNRNLEQLVNFLHSHSTDVQYVWPESDEDDESDEEEV